A single Pieris rapae chromosome 2, ilPieRapa1.1, whole genome shotgun sequence DNA region contains:
- the LOC111000673 gene encoding neuropathy target esterase sws isoform X2 — protein sequence MDVVGLLNNINKKSDMFAVKTWTSEWSNSFQENQLLWSFCGCLLVSLLVVFIYYYRRWRAKELSEGTGATAAGEPAKRFRKRDKMLFYGRRMLRKVKSISNSGQGRKRRAVMRFARKLLQLKKESAPEQLKVLEPPAEYLEEDLTSDDRVPPDALYMLHSIRVFGHFEKPVFLMLCKHTEILNLPAGSFLFKVGDTDENVYVVQNGRVNVYISNQDGSSLSLKIVRAGESVTSLLSFTDVLTGNSQPYKTVNAKALEDSQVIKLPMRAFQEVFKEYPDIFVRVIQIIMVRLQRVTFTALHQYLGLSAELVNPGRERRRPNTTTASPMKTTKPMDCGTATHSPSHSERLVTEHIQEGSMATSSPIHIQGRRPRSDMPDVTSNIPQQSQPDVQPTSSFQRPKEGSSFKKHHTDNLDEQALIQIATEAFIKELGLENDQLLTGCVQVRDLPAGTYIMKEESHKDVALVYLLSGALLVSQRVAEGDGEVHMFTAYPGEVEGGLAVLTGEPSFFSIRAKHFSRIGLLSKTSVYSIMRERPSVVLHIANTVVKRLSPFVRQVDFALDWVFLESGRAVYRQDEESGSTFIVLSGRLRSVITHPNGKKELVGEYGKGDLVGIVEMVTQTRRSTTVMAVRDSELAKLPEGLFNAIKLRFPVVVTRLINLLGHRILGSWQKPTAGLGGAAAIESRPSQHNFSTVAVVPVSDDVPLTAFTYELYHSLCAIGPTVRLTSDVIRKLLGLTIMDPNNEYRLSSWLAQQEDKHKVALYQCDPSLTQWTQRCIRQADCILIVALGDKQPSIGKIEKEIERLAIRTQKELVLLHREGGANPTGTVHWLNMRTWVSQHHHVRCPHRMFTRKSQYRISELYSKVLMSEASVHSDFSRLARWLTGTSVGLVLGGGGARGAAHVGMVRAIQEAGIPIDMVGGVSIGAFMGALWCMERNITTVTQKAREWSQKMTQWGKQLLDLTYPATSMFSGRQFNTTIKATFGEVHIEDLWLPYFTVTTDISSSCMRVHRHGILWRYCRASMSIAGIFPPICDTMDGHLLLDGCYVNNVPADVMRSFGAKHILAIDVGSQDDTDLTNYGDDLSGWWLLWKRWNPFTSPVKVPNLPDIQSRLAYVSCNRQLEEVKKSDYCEYIRPPIDQYKTLQFGSFDEIREVGYRHGTAYFEGQRRGGGGGVSGAAAERRKHLAQPSLTDYTFTDLAQMVCSVRTARDGDNDSSSSSDYEEDQRHFEGYASEPSGGILEMSSSVEGAAWISDTELDGLRTRRVGGSLSLSEDEIDSEAEMYDPLNKRGGAR from the exons atggatgTAGTAGGgctacttaataatataaataaaaaatcagacATGTTTGCTGTAAAAACTTGGACTTCGGAGTGGTCAAATAGTTTTCAAGAAAATCAA cTGCTCTGGTCGTTTTGTGGATGTCTTCTCGTCTCACTATTAGTTGTATTCATCTATTATTATAGAAGATGGAGAGCGAaag AACTATCCGAAGGCACCGGTGCCACGGCAGCTGGGGAACCAGCGAAACGGTTTCGGAAACGAGACAAAATGCTCTTTTACGGACGGCGTATGTTGAGAAAGGTCAAGTCCATCTCCAATTCAGGCCAGGGTCGGAAGAGGCGAGCTGTTATGCGGTTCGCGAGGAAGTTACTGCAGCTGAAGAAAGAAAGCGCTCCGGAACAGTTAAag GTGCTGGAGCCACCAGCGGAATACTTGGAAGAGGATCTGACGAGTGACGATCGGGTTCCACCAGACGCATTATACATGCTTCACAGCATCCGAGTGTTTGGCCATTTTGAGAAGCCGGTGTTCTTAATGCTGTGCAAACATACAGAGATACTGAATCTGCCAGCCGGCTCGTTTTTGTTCAAAGTTg GTGATACAGACGAAAATGTGTATGTTGTACAAAATGGGCGCGTAAATGTGTATATATCGAACCAGGATGGAAGCAGTCTGTCGTTGAAGATTGTGCGAGCCGGTGAAAGTGTTACTTCGCTATTGAGTTTCACCGATGTGTTGACG GGTAATTCTCAACCGTACAAAACGGTAAACGCCAAGGCACTAGAAGACTCTCAAGTGATAAAATTGCCCATGCGCGCTTTCCAAGAGGTTTTCAAGGAGTATCCAGATATATTCGTCAGAGTTATacag ATAATCATGGTGCGCCTGCAACGTGTGACGTTTACAGCTCTTCATCAATACCTCGGTCTTAGTGCGGAGTTGGTTAATCCT GGTCGCGAAAGGCGTCGTCCAAATACCACGACTGCGTCTCCAATGAAGACGACAAAGCCAATGGACTGTGGTACAGCCACGCATTCTCCCAGCCACAGCGAAAGACTGGTTACTGAACATATA CAAGAAGGCAGCATGGCGACATCATCTCCCATTCACATTCAGGGCCGAAGACCCAGGTCCGATATGCCTGATGTCACCTCTAATATACCACAG CAATCACAGCCAGATGTCCAACCCACGTCGTCTTTCCAAAGACCTAAAGAGGGATCGTCGTTTAAGAAGCATCACACTGATAATCTTGACGAACAG gcACTCATACAAATAGCAACGGAAGCCTTTATAAAGGAGCTTGGCTTGGAAAACGATCAATTATTGACCGGGTGCGTTCAAGTTAGGGATCTGCCTGCTGGGACATATATAATGAAGGAGGAGAGTCATAAG GATGTTGCGTTAGTATACTTACTATCTGGTGCGTTATTGGTATCGCAAAGGGTAGCTGAAGGAGATGGAGAAGTTCATATGTTTACGGCATATCCAG GTGAAGTGGAAGGAGGTTTGGCCGTACTGACGGGCGAGCCGAGTTTCTTTTCGATCCGCGCGAAGCATTTCTCTCGTATTGGTCTGTTGTCCAAAACCTCGGTGTATAGCATCATGCGCGAGCGACCCTCCGTTGTTTTGCATATTGCCAATACTGTTGTGAAGAGACTCTCGCCGTTTGTACGACAGGTCGACTTTGCTTTGGATTGG GTATTTTTAGAGTCCGGGCGTGCCGTGTATAGGCAAGATGAAGAATCTGGATCGACATTTATAGTTTTGAGTGGACGACTCCGGTCGGTCATCACCCATCCGAATGGAAAGAAAGAACTGGTCGGGGAATACGGAAAAGGCGATTTAGTTGGAATC GTGGAAATGGTAACTCAAACGCGTCGTAGTACAACAGTTATGGCGGTGAGGGATTCCGAATTGGCGAAGTTGCCAGAGGGGCTTTTTAATGCGATCAAGCTTCGATTCCCGGTGGTTGTGACTAGGCTTATTAACCTGCTTGGACATAGGATCTTGG GATCATGGCAGAAGCCGACGGCAGGTCTAGGTGGCGCGGCGGCGATCGAATCCCGTCCCTCCCAACACAACTTCTCAACTGTGGCCGTAGTTCCAGTTAGCGATGATGTCCCCTTGACGGCCTTCACTTACGAGCTCTATCATTCGCTTTGTGCTATAG GCCCCACAGTCCGTTTGACCTCGGATGTGATCAGGAAACTCTTGGGCCTCACAATTATGGACCCCAATAACGAATATAGACTCAGCTCTTGGCTCGCGCAACAAGAGGATAAACATAAG GTGGCATTGTACCAGTGCGATCCTAGCCTCACCCAGTGGACTCAAAGGTGCATCCGCCAGGCTGACTGCATTCTCATCGTGGCCTTGGGAGACAAGCAACCGAGTATTGGAAAG ATCGAAAAGGAAATCGAGCGTCTAGCGATCCGAACTCAGAAGGAGCTCGTATTGCTCCATCGAGAGGGCGGGGCCAACCCCACGGGCACGGTCCATTGGCTCAACATGAGGACGTGGGTCAGTCAGCATCATCATGTCAGGTGCCCTCACAGGATGTTCACTCGCAAGAGCCAGTATAGAATT AGTGAACTGTACAGCAAAGTGCTGATGTCAGAAGCGAGCGTCCACTCGGACTTCAGCCGACTCGCTCGTTGGCTCACGGGCACCTCCGTGGGGCTGGTGCTGGGCGGGGGCGGAGCCCGAGGAGCCGCCCACGTCGGGATGGTGAGGGCCATACAG gAAGCTGGTATCCCGATAGACATGGTGGGCGGGGTCAGTATCGGTGCGTTCATGGGCGCCCTCTGGTGTATGGAGAGGAATATTACTACAGTTACGCAGAAAGCGAGGGAGTGGTCGCAG AAAATGACTCAGTGGGGCAAACAGCTGCTGGACCTCACATACCCAGCGACGTCAATGTTCTCGGGACGACAGTTCAACACCACCATAAAAGCCACTTTTGGCGAAGTACACATCGAGGATCTGTGGCTGCCCTATTTCACAGTAACGACAGATATCAGTTCCAGTTGTATGAGAGTGCATAGACACG GTATTCTATGGAGGTACTGCCGAGCATCCATGAGTATCGCTGGCATCTTCCCACCCATTTGCGATACCATGGACGGACATCTGCTATTAGATGGAtgctatgttaataatgtaCCAG CCGATGTGATGCGATCTTTTGGGGCTAAGCACATATTGGCGATCGATGTGGGCTCTCAGGACGATACCGACCTGACCAATTATGGCGATGACTTGTCTGGCTGGTGGCTGCTTTGGAAAAG gTGGAATCCCTTCACTAGTCCTGTGAAAGTGCCAAATCTTCCAGACATACAGAGCAGATTGGCTTACGTCTCGTGCAATCGTCAATTGGAA GAAGTGAAAAAGTCGGACTACTGCGAGTACATCCGCCCTCCGATAGACCAATACAAGACGTTGCAGTTCGGGTCTTTCGACGAGATCCGCGAAGTCGGCTACCGACACGGGACTGCGTACTTCGAGGGGCAGAGGAGGGGCGGAGGGGGCGGAGTCAGCGGGGCAGCGGCCGAACGACGCAAGCATTTAGCCCAGCCTTCGCTTACCGA CTACACGTTTACGGACCTTGCTCAAATGGTGTGTTCGGTGAGAACAGCCCGCGACGGTGACAACGATTCCTCTTCATCGTCAGACTATGAGGAGGACCAGAGGCACTTCGAAGGTTACGCTTCGGAGCCCAGTGGCGGGATATTAgag
- the LOC111000673 gene encoding neuropathy target esterase sws isoform X5, which yields MDVVGLLNNINKKSDMFAVKTWTSEWSNSFQENQLLWSFCGCLLVSLLVVFIYYYRRWRAKELSEGTGATAAGEPAKRFRKRDKMLFYGRRMLRKVKSISNSGQGRKRRAVMRFARKLLQLKKESAPEQLKVLEPPAEYLEEDLTSDDRVPPDALYMLHSIRVFGHFEKPVFLMLCKHTEILNLPAGSFLFKVGDTDENVYVVQNGRVNVYISNQDGSSLSLKIVRAGESVTSLLSFTDVLTGNSQPYKTVNAKALEDSQVIKLPMRAFQEVFKEYPDIFVRVIQIIMVRLQRVTFTALHQYLGLSAELVNPGRERRRPNTTTASPMKTTKPMDCGTATHSPSHSERLVTEHIQSQPDVQPTSSFQRPKEGSSFKKHHTDNLDEQALIQIATEAFIKELGLENDQLLTGCVQVRDLPAGTYIMKEESHKDVALVYLLSGALLVSQRVAEGDGEVHMFTAYPGEVEGGLAVLTGEPSFFSIRAKHFSRIGLLSKTSVYSIMRERPSVVLHIANTVVKRLSPFVRQVDFALDWVFLESGRAVYRQDEESGSTFIVLSGRLRSVITHPNGKKELVGEYGKGDLVGIVEMVTQTRRSTTVMAVRDSELAKLPEGLFNAIKLRFPVVVTRLINLLGHRILGSWQKPTAGLGGAAAIESRPSQHNFSTVAVVPVSDDVPLTAFTYELYHSLCAIGPTVRLTSDVIRKLLGLTIMDPNNEYRLSSWLAQQEDKHKVALYQCDPSLTQWTQRCIRQADCILIVALGDKQPSIGKIEKEIERLAIRTQKELVLLHREGGANPTGTVHWLNMRTWVSQHHHVRCPHRMFTRKSQYRISELYSKVLMSEASVHSDFSRLARWLTGTSVGLVLGGGGARGAAHVGMVRAIQEAGIPIDMVGGVSIGAFMGALWCMERNITTVTQKAREWSQKMTQWGKQLLDLTYPATSMFSGRQFNTTIKATFGEVHIEDLWLPYFTVTTDISSSCMRVHRHGSLWRYIRASMSLSGYMPPLCDPVDGHLLLDGGYVNNLPADVMRSFGAKHILAIDVGSQDDTDLTNYGDDLSGWWLLWKRWNPFTSPVKVPNLPDIQSRLAYVSCNRQLEEVKKSDYCEYIRPPIDQYKTLQFGSFDEIREVGYRHGTAYFEGQRRGGGGGVSGAAAERRKHLAQPSLTDYTFTDLAQMVCSVRTARDGDNDSSSSSDYEEDQRHFEGYASEPSGGILEMSSSVEGAAWISDTELDGLRTRRVGGSLSLSEDEIDSEAEMYDPLNKRGGAR from the exons atggatgTAGTAGGgctacttaataatataaataaaaaatcagacATGTTTGCTGTAAAAACTTGGACTTCGGAGTGGTCAAATAGTTTTCAAGAAAATCAA cTGCTCTGGTCGTTTTGTGGATGTCTTCTCGTCTCACTATTAGTTGTATTCATCTATTATTATAGAAGATGGAGAGCGAaag AACTATCCGAAGGCACCGGTGCCACGGCAGCTGGGGAACCAGCGAAACGGTTTCGGAAACGAGACAAAATGCTCTTTTACGGACGGCGTATGTTGAGAAAGGTCAAGTCCATCTCCAATTCAGGCCAGGGTCGGAAGAGGCGAGCTGTTATGCGGTTCGCGAGGAAGTTACTGCAGCTGAAGAAAGAAAGCGCTCCGGAACAGTTAAag GTGCTGGAGCCACCAGCGGAATACTTGGAAGAGGATCTGACGAGTGACGATCGGGTTCCACCAGACGCATTATACATGCTTCACAGCATCCGAGTGTTTGGCCATTTTGAGAAGCCGGTGTTCTTAATGCTGTGCAAACATACAGAGATACTGAATCTGCCAGCCGGCTCGTTTTTGTTCAAAGTTg GTGATACAGACGAAAATGTGTATGTTGTACAAAATGGGCGCGTAAATGTGTATATATCGAACCAGGATGGAAGCAGTCTGTCGTTGAAGATTGTGCGAGCCGGTGAAAGTGTTACTTCGCTATTGAGTTTCACCGATGTGTTGACG GGTAATTCTCAACCGTACAAAACGGTAAACGCCAAGGCACTAGAAGACTCTCAAGTGATAAAATTGCCCATGCGCGCTTTCCAAGAGGTTTTCAAGGAGTATCCAGATATATTCGTCAGAGTTATacag ATAATCATGGTGCGCCTGCAACGTGTGACGTTTACAGCTCTTCATCAATACCTCGGTCTTAGTGCGGAGTTGGTTAATCCT GGTCGCGAAAGGCGTCGTCCAAATACCACGACTGCGTCTCCAATGAAGACGACAAAGCCAATGGACTGTGGTACAGCCACGCATTCTCCCAGCCACAGCGAAAGACTGGTTACTGAACATATA CAATCACAGCCAGATGTCCAACCCACGTCGTCTTTCCAAAGACCTAAAGAGGGATCGTCGTTTAAGAAGCATCACACTGATAATCTTGACGAACAG gcACTCATACAAATAGCAACGGAAGCCTTTATAAAGGAGCTTGGCTTGGAAAACGATCAATTATTGACCGGGTGCGTTCAAGTTAGGGATCTGCCTGCTGGGACATATATAATGAAGGAGGAGAGTCATAAG GATGTTGCGTTAGTATACTTACTATCTGGTGCGTTATTGGTATCGCAAAGGGTAGCTGAAGGAGATGGAGAAGTTCATATGTTTACGGCATATCCAG GTGAAGTGGAAGGAGGTTTGGCCGTACTGACGGGCGAGCCGAGTTTCTTTTCGATCCGCGCGAAGCATTTCTCTCGTATTGGTCTGTTGTCCAAAACCTCGGTGTATAGCATCATGCGCGAGCGACCCTCCGTTGTTTTGCATATTGCCAATACTGTTGTGAAGAGACTCTCGCCGTTTGTACGACAGGTCGACTTTGCTTTGGATTGG GTATTTTTAGAGTCCGGGCGTGCCGTGTATAGGCAAGATGAAGAATCTGGATCGACATTTATAGTTTTGAGTGGACGACTCCGGTCGGTCATCACCCATCCGAATGGAAAGAAAGAACTGGTCGGGGAATACGGAAAAGGCGATTTAGTTGGAATC GTGGAAATGGTAACTCAAACGCGTCGTAGTACAACAGTTATGGCGGTGAGGGATTCCGAATTGGCGAAGTTGCCAGAGGGGCTTTTTAATGCGATCAAGCTTCGATTCCCGGTGGTTGTGACTAGGCTTATTAACCTGCTTGGACATAGGATCTTGG GATCATGGCAGAAGCCGACGGCAGGTCTAGGTGGCGCGGCGGCGATCGAATCCCGTCCCTCCCAACACAACTTCTCAACTGTGGCCGTAGTTCCAGTTAGCGATGATGTCCCCTTGACGGCCTTCACTTACGAGCTCTATCATTCGCTTTGTGCTATAG GCCCCACAGTCCGTTTGACCTCGGATGTGATCAGGAAACTCTTGGGCCTCACAATTATGGACCCCAATAACGAATATAGACTCAGCTCTTGGCTCGCGCAACAAGAGGATAAACATAAG GTGGCATTGTACCAGTGCGATCCTAGCCTCACCCAGTGGACTCAAAGGTGCATCCGCCAGGCTGACTGCATTCTCATCGTGGCCTTGGGAGACAAGCAACCGAGTATTGGAAAG ATCGAAAAGGAAATCGAGCGTCTAGCGATCCGAACTCAGAAGGAGCTCGTATTGCTCCATCGAGAGGGCGGGGCCAACCCCACGGGCACGGTCCATTGGCTCAACATGAGGACGTGGGTCAGTCAGCATCATCATGTCAGGTGCCCTCACAGGATGTTCACTCGCAAGAGCCAGTATAGAATT AGTGAACTGTACAGCAAAGTGCTGATGTCAGAAGCGAGCGTCCACTCGGACTTCAGCCGACTCGCTCGTTGGCTCACGGGCACCTCCGTGGGGCTGGTGCTGGGCGGGGGCGGAGCCCGAGGAGCCGCCCACGTCGGGATGGTGAGGGCCATACAG gAAGCTGGTATCCCGATAGACATGGTGGGCGGGGTCAGTATCGGTGCGTTCATGGGCGCCCTCTGGTGTATGGAGAGGAATATTACTACAGTTACGCAGAAAGCGAGGGAGTGGTCGCAG AAAATGACTCAGTGGGGCAAACAGCTGCTGGACCTCACATACCCAGCGACGTCAATGTTCTCGGGACGACAGTTCAACACCACCATAAAAGCCACTTTTGGCGAAGTACACATCGAGGATCTGTGGCTGCCCTATTTCACAGTAACGACAGATATCAGTTCCAGTTGTATGAGAGTGCATAGACACG GTTCTCTCTGGCGTTACATTCGCGCTTCGATGTCGCTCAGCGGTTACATGCCCCCTCTCTGCGACCCCGTAGACGGCCACCTCCTATTGGACGGCGGCTATGTCAACAACCTCCCAG CCGATGTGATGCGATCTTTTGGGGCTAAGCACATATTGGCGATCGATGTGGGCTCTCAGGACGATACCGACCTGACCAATTATGGCGATGACTTGTCTGGCTGGTGGCTGCTTTGGAAAAG gTGGAATCCCTTCACTAGTCCTGTGAAAGTGCCAAATCTTCCAGACATACAGAGCAGATTGGCTTACGTCTCGTGCAATCGTCAATTGGAA GAAGTGAAAAAGTCGGACTACTGCGAGTACATCCGCCCTCCGATAGACCAATACAAGACGTTGCAGTTCGGGTCTTTCGACGAGATCCGCGAAGTCGGCTACCGACACGGGACTGCGTACTTCGAGGGGCAGAGGAGGGGCGGAGGGGGCGGAGTCAGCGGGGCAGCGGCCGAACGACGCAAGCATTTAGCCCAGCCTTCGCTTACCGA CTACACGTTTACGGACCTTGCTCAAATGGTGTGTTCGGTGAGAACAGCCCGCGACGGTGACAACGATTCCTCTTCATCGTCAGACTATGAGGAGGACCAGAGGCACTTCGAAGGTTACGCTTCGGAGCCCAGTGGCGGGATATTAgag